The Rhodothermus profundi genome includes a window with the following:
- a CDS encoding S41 family peptidase has translation MGSLLVLLLAFLALDPKPFPRYPAIDPTGQQIVFSYQGDLWLVPVTGGLAQRLTVHPAYEAYPRWSPDGQRIAFTSDRYGHDDLFVMELTGGPPRRLTYHSADDILTDWTRDGHLLFHTRRLFVQVEREAEIHAIPDTGGTPVRILDATGFQATRSPDGRFLAFERGSNAVWRKGYRGAANRDIWLFDAQQRIFRRLTDFDGNDYLPAWAGPRTLLFLSERDGTYNLYRLQLTEDGIPARAPEQLTHFKGDGIRYFTVSADGQTIAFERQTDLYVLALPEGTPRRLEIQVPYDERFDPVERRTFTSNATEYALSPDGQYVAFVVRGELFLRRNDPDDRRTVRLTRHPWRDREPAWLNDSTLVFVSDRAGQYDLYLLRAADAETSDLFESLTYTVVRLTDTPEDERAPVVAPDGQHLVFRRGRGTLLLARITGDQLQITRTLLDGWATPEDIAWSPDSRWIAYSLPDLDFNTEVYIQPIDGSHPPVNISQHPKPDTHPVWSPDGSKLAFLSPRSSGDVDVWFAWLRRSDWERTEEEWEALQQTRRKRADTLTGPLQIDLERIHERLRRVTALPGNEAELAISKDGETFYFVANRGGRTQNYEAEVDLYRIRWDGTELKRLTENDTDPRQLRLSRDGKYLFFLRPSGQIVRLNPENGRQETLRFEARMTIDYREERRQIFEEAWRTLAQGFYDPQFHGVDWQALHDKYLPWALQASTNRDFRDVFSWMLGELNASHLGLFGPDRTETQRERTGLLGVEVEPVPEGVRIRHVVPGAPADREDSRLHVGEIITAVDGTPVSEVDNFYRLLVDKVDQRVRLTVRARDGQRRTVVIRPVGSLRQALYEEWVAKRRALTERYSNGRLGYIHVQGMNWPSFERFERELVASGQGKEGLIIDVRYNGGGWTTDYLLTVLTVRRHAYTIPRGAAARLDLPHRRAFRAHYPFGERLPFAAWTKPVAALCNQNSFSNAEIFSHAFKNLGLGPLVGTPTFGAVISTGGVRLIDGSFVRLPFRGWFVYADDTNMENGPAIPDIIVEEAPDSKARGEDPQLRAAVEALLARIDARPTNPAH, from the coding sequence ATGGGAAGCCTGTTGGTTCTGCTACTTGCGTTCCTGGCGCTCGACCCCAAACCCTTTCCTCGCTACCCTGCCATCGACCCAACCGGACAGCAGATCGTCTTCTCCTATCAAGGAGACCTGTGGCTGGTCCCGGTTACCGGTGGTCTGGCCCAACGCCTGACCGTGCATCCCGCCTACGAAGCCTACCCGCGATGGAGCCCGGACGGCCAGCGCATTGCGTTCACCAGCGACCGGTACGGCCACGACGACCTGTTCGTTATGGAGCTGACCGGAGGCCCTCCCCGGCGCCTCACTTACCATTCTGCCGACGATATCCTGACCGATTGGACGCGCGACGGGCACCTGCTCTTCCATACGCGCCGCCTGTTCGTTCAGGTCGAACGCGAAGCCGAAATCCATGCCATTCCCGACACCGGCGGCACCCCGGTACGCATCCTTGATGCAACAGGCTTCCAGGCTACGCGCTCGCCGGACGGCCGCTTCCTGGCCTTTGAACGGGGCTCCAACGCGGTCTGGCGCAAAGGTTACCGCGGAGCAGCCAATCGCGACATCTGGCTGTTCGATGCGCAGCAGCGCATCTTCCGCCGCCTTACCGACTTTGACGGCAACGACTACCTGCCAGCCTGGGCGGGCCCCCGCACGCTGCTATTCCTCAGCGAACGGGACGGCACCTACAACCTGTATCGCCTGCAACTCACCGAAGACGGCATTCCTGCACGCGCTCCAGAGCAGCTCACGCACTTTAAAGGAGACGGCATTCGCTACTTCACCGTCAGCGCAGACGGTCAGACTATCGCCTTTGAGCGTCAAACCGATCTCTACGTGCTCGCTCTGCCCGAAGGCACGCCGCGCCGACTGGAAATTCAGGTTCCCTACGACGAGCGTTTCGACCCGGTCGAGCGCCGCACGTTTACGTCCAATGCAACCGAATATGCTCTTTCACCTGACGGCCAGTACGTTGCTTTTGTCGTACGCGGCGAACTGTTTTTGCGTCGCAATGACCCTGACGACCGCCGCACGGTGCGCCTGACGCGCCACCCGTGGCGAGACCGGGAACCTGCCTGGCTGAATGACTCAACGCTCGTATTCGTCTCAGACCGGGCCGGTCAGTACGATCTGTACCTGCTCCGCGCAGCAGATGCCGAAACCTCCGACCTGTTCGAAAGCCTCACCTATACCGTCGTGCGCCTGACCGACACGCCGGAAGACGAGCGTGCGCCGGTCGTGGCACCAGACGGCCAGCATCTGGTCTTTCGCCGGGGCCGCGGAACCCTCCTGCTGGCTCGCATCACAGGCGATCAGCTTCAGATTACACGCACGCTTCTGGATGGATGGGCCACCCCCGAAGACATCGCCTGGAGCCCCGACAGCCGTTGGATCGCCTACAGTTTACCCGATCTGGACTTTAACACAGAAGTTTACATCCAACCTATCGACGGGAGCCATCCTCCTGTCAATATCAGCCAGCATCCTAAACCGGACACCCATCCGGTCTGGAGTCCAGACGGATCTAAACTGGCGTTCCTGTCGCCGCGCAGCTCCGGCGATGTGGACGTATGGTTTGCCTGGCTCCGTCGGTCCGATTGGGAACGCACCGAAGAAGAATGGGAAGCACTGCAACAAACCCGACGCAAACGTGCCGACACACTCACAGGGCCGCTCCAGATCGATCTGGAGCGCATTCATGAACGGCTGCGCCGCGTAACGGCCTTGCCGGGCAACGAAGCAGAGCTGGCTATCTCTAAAGATGGGGAAACGTTCTACTTCGTGGCCAACCGGGGCGGCCGCACCCAGAACTATGAAGCCGAGGTCGATCTGTATCGCATCCGCTGGGATGGTACGGAGCTGAAACGGCTCACCGAGAACGATACCGATCCGCGTCAACTGCGGCTCAGCCGCGATGGGAAGTACCTGTTTTTCCTCCGTCCCTCAGGCCAGATTGTGCGACTCAATCCCGAAAATGGCCGTCAGGAGACGCTTCGCTTCGAAGCCCGCATGACCATTGACTATCGAGAAGAACGCCGGCAGATTTTTGAAGAAGCCTGGCGCACGCTGGCGCAGGGCTTCTACGATCCCCAGTTTCATGGCGTCGACTGGCAGGCCCTGCACGACAAGTACCTCCCCTGGGCCCTGCAGGCTTCGACAAACCGGGACTTCCGAGACGTTTTTTCCTGGATGCTGGGCGAGCTGAACGCCAGCCACCTGGGTCTCTTTGGACCAGACCGCACCGAAACGCAGCGCGAGCGCACCGGGTTGCTGGGCGTAGAGGTCGAGCCGGTGCCCGAGGGGGTGCGCATTCGGCACGTCGTGCCGGGCGCTCCTGCCGACCGTGAGGACAGCCGCCTGCACGTCGGCGAAATCATCACAGCCGTCGATGGTACCCCGGTATCTGAAGTGGACAACTTCTACCGCCTGCTGGTCGATAAGGTGGACCAGCGCGTGCGGCTGACCGTGCGTGCGCGGGACGGCCAACGTCGCACGGTGGTTATCCGACCGGTCGGCTCGCTGCGCCAGGCACTCTACGAGGAATGGGTAGCCAAGCGGCGCGCGTTAACAGAACGCTACAGCAACGGCCGCCTGGGCTACATTCACGTGCAGGGCATGAACTGGCCCAGTTTCGAGCGCTTCGAGCGAGAGCTGGTGGCCAGTGGCCAGGGCAAAGAAGGGTTAATTATTGACGTGCGCTACAACGGAGGCGGTTGGACCACCGACTATCTGTTGACGGTCCTGACCGTACGCCGCCATGCGTACACGATTCCGCGGGGAGCGGCTGCCCGGCTGGACCTTCCCCATCGCCGTGCATTTCGCGCCCACTATCCCTTCGGCGAACGTCTTCCCTTTGCAGCTTGGACCAAACCGGTGGCGGCCCTCTGCAATCAGAACAGTTTTTCCAATGCGGAAATTTTCTCCCATGCTTTTAAAAACCTGGGGCTGGGACCGCTGGTAGGTACGCCTACCTTTGGCGCAGTCATTTCGACCGGCGGCGTGCGGCTCATAGACGGCTCGTTTGTTCGCCTTCCGTTCCGTGGCTGGTTCGTCTACGCTGACGACACCAACATGGAAAACGGTCCGGCTATTCCGGACATCATCGTCGAAGAAGCCCCTGATAGTAAAGCGCGGGGTGAAGACCCCCAGCTTCGGGCCGCCGTCGAAGCTCTGCTGGCCCGCATCGATGCTCGCCCGACCAATCCCGCTCACTAA
- a CDS encoding TIGR01548 family HAD-type hydrolase, with translation MPAMIRVILFDMDGVLVDVSRSYRRAIEETVEHFTGRKITPATIQRYKNAGGFNDDWKLTHTIILDIGMQVPFSRVVQEFQRRYRGEHWDGFIAQEPPLIRTQTLQHLRKQGYLMGIVTGRPEAEARWTIERFGWQPYFPLLVAMEHQDGRGKPDPYPIRRALAMLEAVGLDITPAAVVYVGDSVDDMVAAQAAGVLPIGVIPPYLDAETHGALLRERGARYLLSRTDDLPELLAELETAPMRRAS, from the coding sequence ATGCCTGCGATGATTCGGGTCATCTTATTCGATATGGATGGCGTGCTGGTCGATGTGTCGCGCTCCTACCGACGCGCCATTGAGGAAACGGTTGAGCACTTTACGGGACGTAAAATTACGCCCGCCACGATTCAGCGTTATAAAAACGCAGGCGGCTTCAATGACGACTGGAAACTGACGCACACGATTATCCTCGACATTGGCATGCAAGTGCCCTTCAGCCGCGTGGTGCAGGAGTTCCAGCGTCGCTATCGGGGCGAGCACTGGGACGGATTTATTGCCCAGGAGCCTCCCTTGATACGGACCCAGACGCTTCAGCACCTGCGTAAGCAGGGCTACCTCATGGGCATTGTTACGGGACGGCCGGAAGCAGAGGCGCGTTGGACGATCGAACGCTTTGGATGGCAGCCCTACTTTCCGTTACTGGTAGCGATGGAACACCAGGATGGCCGTGGGAAACCCGATCCGTACCCGATCCGACGCGCGCTGGCCATGCTCGAAGCCGTCGGGTTGGACATTACCCCCGCTGCGGTGGTCTATGTGGGAGATTCAGTGGACGACATGGTGGCTGCTCAGGCGGCTGGCGTCTTGCCCATTGGGGTTATTCCACCCTATTTAGACGCGGAAACGCACGGAGCTCTGCTCCGCGAACGAGGCGCCCGCTACCTGCTCTCCCGCACCGACGATCTGCCAGAGCTACTGGCCGAACTGGAAACGGCCCCTATGCGCCGCGCTTCTTAA
- a CDS encoding TolC family protein: MLGRNPEMVMLAWLFGLGILLSAAPDWSAADDAPDTLGIREALTLALQHHPQLQALRARQDVLRGRRLQAYGIESPQLYFFREGIGSDRTFAEQRWTLVQRFDFPLVVYYRLQTNRLEGQALEAELQALAAHIRAQVKRAYTEVLYAQELVHLREEEVALLSQLKEAAQARVAAGLATDLEVGRTEIQLADAHSRLEIARRDFLQARYALFRAIGLDPEAQRYDLVFPDTLRYVAVTIPQEEVLARLDRLPELRRQQARVHAARMTVRQARASLLPQLQLDLYPQDYGHGYRFFGVQVGFSLPLGFLPGYRGRVQEARAQYTTRQWELQDLRLQLKQQAEQAWHGYEAARIVVERYARQIRSRSHELLRRLRQGYRLGEVSLIELLDAQRLVLESEQRYYEALRDYYQQLIELERFLGRELTFTNP, translated from the coding sequence ATGCTCGGACGTAACCCGGAGATGGTAATGTTAGCCTGGCTGTTTGGATTGGGGATACTGCTCAGCGCTGCACCTGATTGGTCGGCAGCAGACGACGCTCCAGATACGCTGGGCATTCGAGAAGCCCTGACCCTGGCGTTGCAGCACCATCCCCAACTGCAAGCGCTTCGCGCCCGGCAGGATGTGCTGCGCGGACGCCGGCTGCAGGCGTACGGCATCGAAAGTCCGCAGCTTTACTTCTTTCGCGAGGGAATAGGAAGTGACCGCACGTTTGCCGAACAGCGCTGGACGTTGGTGCAACGGTTTGACTTTCCTCTGGTTGTCTATTATCGATTGCAAACCAATCGGTTGGAAGGCCAGGCGCTGGAGGCCGAGCTGCAGGCCCTGGCTGCGCATATCCGGGCGCAGGTAAAGCGTGCCTATACCGAAGTGCTTTATGCCCAGGAGCTGGTGCATCTGCGGGAGGAAGAGGTAGCGCTCCTCAGCCAGCTTAAAGAGGCCGCTCAGGCTCGGGTGGCAGCCGGGCTGGCTACCGATCTGGAAGTGGGGCGCACCGAAATTCAACTGGCCGACGCGCACTCGCGGCTGGAAATCGCACGGCGCGACTTTTTGCAGGCGCGCTATGCGCTGTTTCGGGCAATCGGGCTTGATCCCGAAGCCCAGCGGTATGACCTTGTTTTTCCCGATACGCTGCGGTACGTGGCCGTGACTATCCCCCAGGAGGAAGTACTGGCCCGGCTGGACCGACTGCCTGAGCTCCGGCGCCAACAGGCCCGCGTGCATGCTGCGCGCATGACGGTTCGGCAAGCGCGTGCTTCTCTGCTGCCGCAGTTGCAACTGGACCTCTATCCCCAGGACTATGGCCACGGGTATCGATTTTTTGGGGTGCAGGTCGGGTTTTCGTTGCCGCTGGGGTTTTTGCCCGGGTATCGAGGGCGGGTGCAGGAAGCGCGAGCTCAGTACACCACGCGACAATGGGAGCTGCAGGACCTGCGGCTCCAGCTCAAACAGCAGGCGGAGCAGGCATGGCATGGCTATGAAGCAGCTCGCATTGTGGTTGAGCGGTACGCGCGCCAGATTCGCAGCCGATCTCACGAGCTGTTGCGGCGGCTCCGGCAAGGATACCGCCTGGGGGAGGTCAGTCTGATCGAACTGCTGGACGCGCAGCGGCTCGTGCTGGAAAGCGAGCAGCGCTATTATGAGGCGCTTCGCGACTACTACCAACAGCTTATTGAACTGGAGCGATTCCTGGGACGCGAGTTAACCTTCACGAACCCTTAA
- a CDS encoding efflux RND transporter permease subunit, with product MLHRLIDFSFRQRFVALSLVALMAFGGVVALQRIPINSLPDVTPVQVLIITKAGRYSPYDVEQLVSFPIETAMTGLPRVREVRSISQFGLSAVTVEFEEGTDIYFARQLVAQRLQDVRDQLPPDVSPPQLGPISTALGEIYQYVVRGDGYSLTELREIQDWIIAPQLRAVPGVTEVNSFGGFVKQYEVIVDPEQLRALRLSLRDIIEAIARNNSVSGGNYLEHNQEQYIIRGFGQIRSTDDLERIIVARRGKRPIYLRDVAQVRLGRQIRQGAVTQDGKGEVVTGIVMMLRGENGREVIRRVEAKIEEINPRLPPGVRIEKFYDQSDLIQRTTSTITENLLEGGFLVIAVLLLLLGEIKGALIVASVIPLSMLFAFIGMRAFGLAANLMSLGAIDFGMIVDGSVVMIEHMVHRLEQEPKGQRRWAVLRQAAHEVARPIFFGVLIILMVYVPIATFRGMEGILYRPMAITVASAVFGSLLLALVYVPAVATLVFRKGVRLRRNYVMDWLRPRCRRFLEKSLDRRKTTLAVALLVFGGALALLPFLGTEFLPELDEGSILIEEVRMPSVTLETSVENANWLAGQLIRHIPEIQTVVPKTGRSDLANDWMGVHQTDVWIILKPRDQWRPGMTKEKIIEQIRPFLETEPGLAYNFTQPIAMRVDELTSGVKSDIAVKLYGENLDTLAAIAARIARLLPDLPGTDNFYVEKFAGQPYLNIEIDREAIAAFGLNVEEVQQVIEAGLGGAPAGQVFEGQRRFDIVVRFPEAYRNNFEAIMEAPVALPGGGTIALRRVAHIRAEEGPREIARENGWRRLVVGINIKDIDIGTYVSNLKRAIETQVQLPPGVFLEYGGTFENQQRAMRHLYVAVPLALLIIIGLLYLMFGQMRYPLMILSVLPLALAGGVFALWLRGMYLSISAAVGFIALFGVAVLNGVVLVAHLNALRRQGMGVRAAVLQGATDRLRPVLMTALVASLGFVPMAFNTGPGSEVQRPLATVVIGGLITATLLTLRVLPTIYDWLERDDRPPRGPEPEWEEDGQVATPSPAHART from the coding sequence ATGCTGCACCGCCTGATCGACTTTAGCTTTCGGCAACGGTTCGTCGCGTTGAGCCTGGTGGCCTTGATGGCCTTTGGAGGAGTGGTAGCGCTTCAGCGCATTCCCATTAACTCGCTGCCGGATGTAACGCCGGTCCAGGTGCTCATTATCACCAAGGCCGGTCGCTACTCTCCTTACGATGTGGAGCAACTGGTCAGTTTTCCGATTGAGACCGCCATGACAGGGCTGCCGCGCGTCCGGGAGGTGCGCTCGATCAGCCAGTTTGGCCTGTCGGCGGTTACGGTTGAGTTTGAAGAGGGGACCGACATTTACTTTGCGCGTCAACTGGTGGCCCAGCGGTTGCAGGACGTGCGCGATCAGCTTCCCCCTGATGTCTCCCCACCCCAGTTAGGACCCATCTCAACAGCGCTGGGTGAAATCTACCAGTACGTGGTGCGCGGCGACGGCTATTCGCTCACCGAACTACGGGAAATCCAGGACTGGATCATTGCGCCCCAGCTTCGGGCGGTGCCTGGGGTAACTGAAGTAAACAGTTTTGGGGGATTCGTTAAGCAATATGAGGTCATTGTTGATCCAGAGCAGCTCCGCGCGCTTCGCTTAAGCCTGCGCGACATCATTGAGGCTATTGCGCGCAATAATAGTGTTTCGGGTGGGAACTACCTGGAGCATAATCAAGAGCAGTACATTATTCGCGGTTTCGGGCAAATCCGAAGCACGGACGATTTAGAACGCATTATTGTAGCGCGACGCGGCAAACGGCCGATCTACCTGCGGGATGTGGCCCAGGTGCGCCTGGGACGGCAGATCCGTCAGGGAGCGGTTACGCAGGATGGAAAGGGAGAAGTCGTCACGGGCATCGTGATGATGCTGCGGGGTGAAAATGGCCGCGAAGTCATACGACGCGTCGAAGCAAAGATTGAGGAAATCAATCCCCGGCTGCCTCCGGGCGTTCGCATCGAAAAATTCTACGACCAGTCCGACCTGATTCAACGCACAACGAGCACAATCACAGAGAACCTGCTGGAAGGCGGCTTTCTGGTCATTGCTGTACTGCTGTTGTTGTTAGGAGAAATCAAGGGCGCGCTGATCGTTGCCTCGGTCATTCCGCTTTCCATGCTGTTTGCCTTTATTGGCATGCGGGCTTTTGGGCTGGCTGCCAATCTGATGAGCCTGGGCGCCATTGATTTTGGCATGATCGTCGACGGCTCGGTTGTGATGATCGAGCACATGGTGCACCGGCTAGAGCAGGAGCCTAAAGGGCAGAGGCGATGGGCGGTTTTGCGTCAGGCAGCGCATGAGGTGGCCCGGCCGATCTTTTTCGGGGTGCTGATAATTCTGATGGTCTATGTGCCGATTGCCACCTTCCGCGGCATGGAGGGCATTCTCTACCGGCCCATGGCGATTACCGTGGCATCGGCGGTATTTGGCTCACTTCTGCTGGCACTGGTGTACGTGCCGGCCGTTGCCACACTGGTGTTTAGGAAAGGCGTGCGCCTGCGGCGCAACTACGTAATGGACTGGCTGCGCCCGCGCTGCCGACGCTTTCTGGAAAAGAGTCTGGATCGCCGCAAGACAACCCTGGCCGTTGCGTTGCTGGTATTCGGGGGAGCCCTGGCATTGCTGCCCTTTCTGGGGACTGAATTTCTGCCCGAGCTGGATGAAGGCTCCATTTTGATTGAGGAAGTGCGCATGCCCAGCGTTACGCTCGAAACCTCGGTGGAAAATGCCAACTGGCTGGCCGGACAGCTGATTCGGCATATTCCAGAAATTCAAACCGTTGTCCCCAAAACCGGTCGCAGTGATCTGGCCAACGACTGGATGGGCGTGCACCAGACCGATGTCTGGATCATTCTCAAGCCCCGCGACCAGTGGCGGCCCGGTATGACCAAGGAGAAAATTATCGAACAGATTCGGCCCTTCCTTGAGACGGAGCCTGGCCTGGCCTATAACTTCACGCAACCAATCGCCATGCGCGTCGATGAGCTGACCTCGGGCGTCAAAAGCGACATTGCCGTCAAGCTGTACGGCGAAAATCTGGACACCCTGGCGGCGATAGCAGCGCGCATCGCGCGGTTGCTACCCGATCTGCCAGGTACGGATAATTTCTACGTGGAGAAGTTTGCCGGGCAACCCTATCTGAACATTGAAATTGACCGCGAAGCCATTGCCGCCTTTGGCCTGAACGTCGAAGAGGTGCAGCAGGTCATTGAAGCCGGCCTGGGCGGTGCACCGGCCGGACAGGTGTTTGAAGGGCAGCGACGGTTTGACATTGTGGTGCGCTTTCCGGAAGCCTATCGGAATAACTTTGAGGCGATCATGGAAGCGCCGGTAGCGCTGCCGGGCGGTGGTACTATTGCCCTGCGCCGGGTGGCCCATATCCGAGCCGAAGAAGGCCCCCGGGAGATCGCCCGTGAAAATGGCTGGCGGCGGTTGGTTGTGGGCATCAACATCAAAGACATCGATATAGGAACCTATGTGTCGAATCTGAAGCGGGCTATTGAAACGCAGGTGCAACTACCTCCCGGGGTTTTTCTGGAGTATGGCGGCACGTTTGAAAACCAGCAACGGGCCATGCGCCACTTGTATGTGGCGGTGCCGCTTGCGCTGCTCATCATTATCGGGCTGCTCTACTTGATGTTCGGGCAGATGCGCTACCCTCTGATGATTCTCTCCGTGCTGCCGCTGGCGCTGGCCGGTGGCGTGTTTGCCTTATGGTTGCGGGGCATGTATCTGTCGATTTCGGCAGCCGTTGGTTTCATTGCCCTTTTCGGAGTAGCTGTGCTGAACGGCGTGGTGCTGGTTGCCCATTTAAATGCCCTCCGACGGCAGGGAATGGGCGTGCGAGCGGCCGTACTGCAGGGGGCTACAGATCGGCTGCGGCCGGTGCTGATGACAGCTCTGGTAGCTAGCCTGGGTTTTGTCCCGATGGCTTTTAATACCGGGCCGGGCTCTGAAGTGCAGCGGCCGCTGGCGACCGTCGTAATCGGTGGGCTGATTACGGCCACGCTGCTCACGCTGCGCGTGTTGCCGACCATCTATGATTGGCTTGAGCGCGACGACCGGCCGCCCCGTGGCCCCGAACCGGAATGGGAGGAAGACGGGCAGGTGGCTACGCCTTCGCCTGCTCATGCTCGGACGTAA
- a CDS encoding efflux RND transporter periplasmic adaptor subunit: MRTSGFTWLLLLWSVSACQKAPVEALLPGTIGVPPSLQSAAETAAPRIVRLDSAQRRVLQVQTVPVAYRHATYTVSIPGEVYPAPGRMAQVATPIDGRVVRLHVHDGEWVEAGQVLLELESLSFAELVSAFLQAQAEETYLKRQVARLRQLVAEQLTPQSTLDQTEADYLRAQARRQAAAVRLRALGITPEAAQQWGQHERPLLPLRAPIDGYVDQHQVELGQAVRAHQTLMTLVNPTRVHIRGFLSPDDALGLQPGDSVTLVLEVPDSLTLQAEVHTINPALDPENRAVVVNILADTRQGWPRPGQSVRLWIRLRTPRPVYIVPLEALTYDGQQAIVFVQQAPGAYEVRPVTVWRTDARQALLLEGVRAGEVVAVHPVFSLKALMRYAEFAEE; encoded by the coding sequence ATGCGTACATCAGGCTTTACGTGGTTGCTGTTGCTGTGGAGCGTGAGTGCCTGCCAGAAGGCACCGGTGGAGGCGTTGCTTCCAGGGACCATTGGCGTCCCCCCTTCCCTGCAGTCGGCTGCAGAGACGGCCGCCCCGCGCATTGTGCGGCTTGATTCGGCGCAGCGGCGCGTGCTGCAGGTGCAGACCGTTCCGGTGGCCTATCGGCATGCTACGTACACGGTCAGCATACCGGGTGAAGTATATCCGGCGCCGGGTCGGATGGCTCAGGTAGCTACGCCTATCGACGGGCGGGTTGTGCGCCTACATGTTCACGATGGCGAGTGGGTAGAAGCCGGTCAGGTGCTGCTGGAGCTGGAGAGCCTTTCGTTTGCCGAGCTGGTCTCGGCTTTTCTGCAGGCGCAAGCAGAAGAGACCTATCTAAAACGTCAGGTGGCGCGCCTTCGCCAACTGGTGGCCGAACAACTTACGCCCCAGAGCACGCTGGATCAGACTGAAGCCGACTATTTGCGTGCGCAGGCGCGTCGCCAGGCGGCTGCGGTGCGGTTGCGGGCGCTGGGTATTACACCCGAAGCCGCTCAGCAGTGGGGACAGCATGAGCGACCTCTGCTCCCGCTTCGCGCTCCCATTGATGGCTACGTAGACCAGCACCAGGTGGAGTTAGGGCAGGCGGTTCGTGCGCATCAGACCCTCATGACCCTGGTTAATCCGACCCGCGTGCACATTCGAGGCTTTCTGTCACCCGACGATGCACTCGGGCTGCAGCCTGGCGACTCCGTCACCCTGGTGCTAGAAGTTCCTGATTCACTGACCCTCCAGGCAGAGGTGCATACCATCAATCCGGCTCTTGATCCAGAGAATCGCGCGGTGGTTGTCAACATTCTGGCGGACACCCGGCAGGGATGGCCGCGGCCCGGACAGAGCGTGCGCCTGTGGATTCGGCTGCGGACGCCTCGCCCGGTCTATATCGTACCGCTGGAGGCCCTGACGTACGACGGGCAGCAGGCCATTGTTTTTGTGCAGCAGGCGCCCGGCGCCTATGAAGTGCGCCCCGTTACCGTGTGGCGTACCGATGCGCGACAGGCGCTGCTGCTGGAAGGAGTTCGAGCAGGGGAGGTGGTAGCCGTCCATCCGGTCTTCAGTCTGAAAGCGCTGATGCGCTATGCTGAATTTGCCGAGGAGTAA
- a CDS encoding response regulator transcription factor, with product MVTPILLVEDEAEMASLLQQGLEEEGYTVEWVLTGEEALARLERKQPALLVLDVRLPGMDGVEVCRQVRSRWPALPILMLTALDAVEDRVRGLRAGADDYLPKPFAFEELLARMEALLRRSAHSPSRHVLRDGSLVLDLRARTASCGTHPLSLSPREFDLLAHFMQHPRQALSRLQLYREVWGHDFDHGTNLVEVYVSYLRRKLQEAGCRSRIVTVWGRGYRYEPAEE from the coding sequence ATGGTGACCCCCATCCTTCTGGTTGAAGACGAAGCCGAGATGGCTTCTTTGCTCCAACAGGGGCTGGAGGAAGAGGGCTATACGGTTGAATGGGTGCTTACCGGCGAGGAGGCGTTGGCGCGTCTGGAGCGCAAGCAACCGGCCTTGCTGGTGCTGGACGTCCGGTTACCGGGCATGGACGGCGTCGAGGTATGCCGTCAGGTACGCAGCCGCTGGCCAGCCCTGCCTATTCTGATGCTAACCGCGCTCGATGCGGTAGAGGATCGGGTTCGAGGTCTGCGGGCAGGGGCCGACGACTACCTGCCCAAGCCTTTTGCTTTTGAAGAACTGCTGGCCCGCATGGAAGCCCTTTTGCGTCGAAGTGCGCATTCCCCGTCTCGCCACGTGCTCCGCGACGGTTCGCTGGTGCTCGACCTGCGCGCCCGCACGGCTTCCTGTGGCACTCATCCGCTTTCTCTGTCCCCGCGCGAATTCGATCTGCTGGCGCACTTCATGCAGCATCCGCGCCAGGCCCTTTCGCGCCTGCAACTGTACCGCGAAGTGTGGGGCCACGACTTCGACCATGGCACCAATCTGGTTGAAGTCTACGTCAGCTACCTGCGCCGAAAACTGCAGGAGGCAGGTTGCCGGAGTCGCATTGTGACCGTCTGGGGTAGAGGCTATCGGTACGAACCGGCTGAAGAATAA